In Clostridium swellfunianum, a genomic segment contains:
- a CDS encoding site-2 protease family protein — translation MRFDILKTLLLIPGILVGLTFHEYAHAITADRLGDKTPRFQGRLTLNPLVHIDPIGFIMILIFGFGWAKPVQVNPSAFKRYYKDDLKVTLAGPVANLIVAILSALIYGIFSKFTVANGGYSSMQWIISMILVYSVTINCALFVLNLIPIPGFDGFHILRDLFPKFFYKFAEQVYRYQFIIMIVFLATPLAGIIIGVPAGFVSRLMFKLADLI, via the coding sequence TTGAGATTTGATATATTGAAGACTCTTCTGTTAATTCCAGGGATACTTGTTGGACTTACGTTCCATGAATATGCGCATGCAATAACAGCAGATAGATTAGGAGATAAAACACCAAGGTTTCAAGGAAGACTTACATTGAATCCTTTAGTCCATATTGATCCAATAGGATTCATAATGATTCTGATATTTGGTTTTGGCTGGGCTAAGCCAGTTCAAGTAAATCCAAGTGCTTTTAAAAGGTACTATAAGGATGACCTAAAAGTAACTCTTGCAGGTCCTGTAGCAAACTTAATTGTTGCTATTTTATCTGCATTGATTTATGGTATTTTTTCAAAATTTACAGTAGCTAATGGAGGTTATTCATCTATGCAGTGGATAATTTCAATGATTTTGGTATATTCGGTTACTATAAATTGTGCTTTGTTTGTATTAAATCTTATTCCAATACCTGGATTTGATGGCTTTCATATTTTAAGAGATCTTTTCCCAAAGTTCTTTTATAAGTTTGCAGAGCAGGTTTACAGATATCAGTTTATAATAATGATTGTGTTTTTAGCTACTCCGTTAGCTGGGATAATAATTGGAGTACCAGCAGGTTTTGTAAGCAGACTTATGTTCAAGCTAGCAGATCTTATTTAA
- the trmB gene encoding tRNA (guanosine(46)-N7)-methyltransferase TrmB: MRLRKKWWARPELESSSFFITNPRDYAGRWSEVFGNDNEINLELGCGRGRFIREKSKQNPNKNYVAIDLKDEILIYTLRGIIEEEIENVRVVPLNIQLIEGVFGKDEISKIYINFCNPWPKDRHKKRRLTHSGFLANYKQFLRPGGEIWFKTDDIGLFEESIEYFKESSFEVEYLTYDLHNSDFQHNIVTEYESKFTGLGMKTMFLIAKLK; this comes from the coding sequence ATGAGACTAAGGAAAAAGTGGTGGGCAAGACCAGAACTGGAAAGTAGCTCTTTTTTTATAACTAATCCTAGAGATTATGCAGGAAGATGGAGTGAAGTTTTTGGCAATGATAATGAAATAAATCTAGAGCTTGGATGTGGAAGAGGAAGATTTATACGTGAAAAATCTAAGCAAAATCCTAATAAAAATTATGTTGCTATAGATTTAAAAGATGAGATATTGATATACACTCTTAGAGGAATCATAGAAGAAGAAATAGAGAATGTTAGGGTAGTACCTCTAAACATTCAACTGATTGAAGGTGTTTTTGGCAAGGATGAGATTAGTAAGATTTATATAAACTTTTGTAATCCATGGCCAAAGGATAGGCATAAAAAAAGAAGACTCACACATAGTGGATTCTTAGCTAATTACAAACAATTTTTAAGACCAGGAGGAGAGATTTGGTTCAAAACAGATGATATAGGTTTATTTGAAGAGTCTATTGAATACTTTAAGGAAAGTTCATTTGAAGTTGAATATTTAACCTATGATCTTCATAATAGTGATTTTCAACACAATATTGTGACAGAATACGAAAGTAAATTTACAGGCTTAGGAATGAAAACTATGTTTCTTATTGCTAAACTTAAATAA
- a CDS encoding DUF2156 domain-containing protein — MLNFKPLNLEDKITFDKYLKPYTFSTCEYSFTNLFIWRKGLDVQYCIINDVLIIKKMDFHGYYHFMQPIGYRKENLKEIIEVLMSYQKEHEMNYLFKDAETSFVHDVKEIFGDKFIIEEDRDNSDYIYDSSKLSSLSGKKLHGKKNHYNNFIKNNTYHTELINEQNIEDCLKAACEWCKQNDCKGYLKYELKAIQELLTNSNKLDFIGMAVYVNDILSAFTIGEKVNDDMAIIHIEKASANINGLYAFVNKTFVETCFSDIPFINREQDLGKEGLRKAKLSYYPVKLEPKYSIY; from the coding sequence ATGTTGAATTTTAAACCATTAAATCTTGAGGATAAAATAACTTTTGATAAATATCTAAAACCATATACCTTTTCAACCTGTGAATATTCTTTTACAAATCTATTCATATGGAGAAAAGGTCTAGACGTGCAGTATTGCATAATCAATGATGTGCTTATAATTAAGAAGATGGACTTTCATGGCTATTATCACTTTATGCAGCCTATTGGTTACAGAAAAGAAAATCTTAAAGAAATTATTGAAGTGTTAATGAGTTATCAAAAGGAACATGAAATGAATTATTTGTTTAAGGATGCAGAAACTTCCTTTGTCCATGATGTTAAAGAAATCTTTGGAGATAAATTTATAATTGAAGAAGACAGAGATAATTCTGATTATATTTATGACAGTTCAAAACTTAGTTCACTTTCTGGTAAAAAACTTCACGGCAAAAAAAATCATTATAACAACTTTATTAAAAATAATACTTACCATACTGAACTAATTAATGAACAAAACATAGAAGACTGTCTAAAAGCTGCCTGCGAATGGTGCAAGCAGAATGACTGCAAAGGATATCTAAAATATGAATTAAAAGCAATTCAAGAACTTTTAACCAATAGCAATAAGCTTGATTTTATAGGCATGGCTGTATATGTAAATGATATATTATCAGCTTTTACTATAGGAGAAAAAGTAAATGATGATATGGCTATTATACACATTGAAAAAGCTTCCGCAAACATAAATGGACTTTATGCTTTTGTTAATAAAACCTTTGTAGAGACTTGCTTTAGTGATATTCCTTTTATTAATCGTGAACAAGACTTAGGCAAGGAAGGACTTAGAAAAGCAAAGCTTTCTTATTATCCTGTTAAATTAGAACCAAAATACTCTATATATTAA
- a CDS encoding DUF438 domain-containing protein, producing MSEIINNREYRQNVLKELIMELHEGKSVDQVRERFAKLIEGIAPSEISEMEQALIMEGMPIEEVQRLCDVHAAVFKGSIEEIHKNDEKGPEEMLGHPIHTLKLENRELERLIDESIKSDLDRFYNDDSKDNVYKLLSNINLLLDIDKHYSRKENLIFPYLEKYGITAPPKVMWGVDDEIRNAIKEVKKQLHNYKGNKADVKSKLEETLNRIKEMIFKEESILLPMCLETLTEDEWITIMEESEEIGYCLISPQEKWKPKRASLIKEKRETMNISDIEGYVKLPTGYLSIKELTYVLNTLPFDITFIDKNDIVKYFSQSSERIFARTKAVIGRSVQNCHPPASVHIVEKMLEDFKSGEKQQEDFWIKMGPMYVYIRYFAVRDENGDYLGTVEVTQNIKPIQEIQGEKRLLSE from the coding sequence ATGAGCGAAATTATAAATAATAGGGAATACAGACAAAACGTTTTAAAAGAACTTATTATGGAACTTCATGAAGGTAAAAGTGTTGACCAAGTTAGGGAACGGTTCGCAAAGTTAATAGAAGGAATTGCACCTTCTGAGATATCTGAAATGGAACAGGCACTTATTATGGAAGGGATGCCGATAGAAGAGGTTCAGAGACTGTGTGATGTACATGCTGCTGTCTTCAAAGGAAGCATAGAGGAAATTCATAAAAATGATGAAAAAGGTCCAGAAGAAATGCTAGGGCATCCAATACATACTTTAAAACTCGAAAATAGAGAACTTGAAAGGCTTATTGATGAATCTATAAAATCAGATCTAGATAGATTTTATAACGATGATAGCAAAGATAATGTTTATAAACTTTTAAGCAATATAAATTTACTTTTAGATATTGATAAACATTATTCAAGAAAGGAAAATCTAATTTTCCCGTATCTTGAAAAGTATGGGATAACTGCTCCACCTAAAGTTATGTGGGGTGTTGATGATGAGATTAGAAATGCAATAAAGGAAGTTAAGAAGCAACTTCATAACTATAAAGGAAATAAGGCTGACGTGAAAAGCAAGCTTGAGGAAACACTAAATAGAATAAAGGAAATGATATTTAAAGAAGAGAGCATATTGCTTCCTATGTGTTTAGAAACTCTAACAGAAGATGAGTGGATTACTATAATGGAGGAGAGTGAAGAAATAGGATACTGTTTAATATCCCCTCAAGAAAAATGGAAGCCTAAGAGAGCAAGCCTAATAAAGGAAAAAAGGGAGACTATGAATATTAGTGATATTGAAGGATACGTTAAACTTCCAACAGGTTATCTAAGTATTAAGGAGCTTACTTATGTTTTAAACACACTTCCTTTTGATATTACCTTTATAGATAAGAATGATATAGTTAAGTATTTTTCACAATCATCTGAAAGAATATTTGCAAGGACAAAGGCTGTTATAGGAAGGAGTGTACAAAATTGCCATCCACCTGCCAGTGTTCATATTGTAGAAAAAATGCTGGAAGATTTTAAGTCGGGAGAAAAGCAACAGGAGGATTTCTGGATTAAAATGGGACCCATGTATGTTTATATAAGATACTTTGCGGTTAGAGACGAGAATGGAGATTATTTAGGAACTGTAGAGGTAACACAAAACATAAAACCAATTCAGGAGATACAAGGAGAAAAAAGGCTCCTTTCTGAATAA
- the ymfI gene encoding elongation factor P 5-aminopentanone reductase, whose protein sequence is MKIDLSGKVALVTGASRGIGRTIALELSGAGSAVAINFNKNEEGAKETLDLIKERGGFGIIVKGDVSVYEEAKRIIDETANKLGKIDILVNNAGISKVGLFIDMVEHEWNELIDVDIKGIINCSHCALKYMLKINKGSIINISSIWGSTGASCEVIYSAAKGAVNSFTKALAKELGPSNIRINAIAPGVIDTEMNAWLSEAERETLVQDIPMMRFGTGEDVGKLVVFLASDAAKYITGQIITVDGGMI, encoded by the coding sequence ATGAAAATAGATTTAAGTGGTAAGGTAGCTTTAGTAACAGGAGCTTCTAGAGGTATAGGAAGAACTATTGCTCTTGAACTTTCTGGTGCAGGATCGGCAGTAGCTATTAATTTTAATAAAAATGAAGAAGGGGCTAAAGAGACGCTTGATTTGATAAAGGAAAGAGGCGGTTTTGGCATAATTGTTAAAGGCGATGTAAGCGTATATGAGGAAGCGAAAAGGATAATTGATGAAACTGCAAATAAGCTTGGGAAAATAGATATACTAGTTAATAATGCGGGCATATCTAAGGTAGGGCTTTTTATAGATATGGTCGAACATGAATGGAATGAACTTATAGATGTAGATATAAAAGGGATAATTAACTGCTCTCACTGTGCTTTAAAATATATGCTTAAGATCAATAAAGGAAGCATAATAAACATATCATCTATATGGGGCAGTACAGGAGCCTCTTGTGAGGTTATTTACTCAGCAGCCAAGGGTGCTGTAAACAGCTTTACAAAGGCTTTAGCGAAGGAATTAGGCCCATCTAATATAAGAATTAATGCAATAGCTCCCGGAGTTATTGATACAGAAATGAATGCATGGCTTTCAGAAGCTGAAAGAGAAACTCTTGTACAAGATATACCAATGATGAGGTTTGGAACAGGCGAAGATGTTGGAAAGCTTGTGGTATTTTTAGCTAGCGATGCCGCAAAATATATAACAGGTCAAATAATAACTGTTGATGGTGGAATGATATAA
- a CDS encoding SGNH/GDSL hydrolase family protein has protein sequence MSNREINVQEIDKNMIIEDLIDNFKWIMPTESPFKLSGFLWFSQDKCYRRLPKKPMYKLSEEVDILANCTAGGQIRFRTNSSSVAVKVKLLGAANMVHMTATGQCGFDIYAGTDEKVYYCGTTKFDHTKTEYEYTFFKMKDKLWKNIIINFPLYQGVEQIQVGIEASAEVQAPFNYKSDKKILFYGTSITQGGCASRPGMAYTNILSRKLNMEVINLGFSGNGKGEPEMAKLIASIENPACLVLDYEPNCISTDLLGKTLPEFIRIYREVHPKVPILVVSRISYAMDRYDEEISKARTERKAIQKNTVEKYKSMGDSYIYFYDGEALLGQDFEECTVDGIHPTDLGFSRIAEGLERPLLDILNI, from the coding sequence ATGAGTAACAGAGAGATTAATGTACAAGAAATTGATAAAAACATGATTATTGAGGACTTAATTGATAATTTTAAATGGATTATGCCAACAGAAAGCCCTTTTAAATTATCTGGTTTTCTATGGTTTTCACAAGATAAATGCTACAGAAGACTGCCTAAAAAGCCGATGTATAAATTATCCGAGGAAGTTGATATATTAGCAAATTGCACTGCAGGCGGGCAGATTAGATTTAGAACTAATAGCAGCTCCGTTGCAGTCAAGGTTAAGCTTTTAGGAGCTGCCAATATGGTTCATATGACGGCAACAGGTCAATGCGGCTTTGACATATATGCAGGGACTGATGAAAAGGTTTATTACTGCGGTACAACAAAATTTGACCACACAAAAACCGAATATGAATATACATTTTTCAAAATGAAAGACAAGCTGTGGAAAAATATAATTATTAATTTTCCACTATATCAAGGAGTGGAGCAGATTCAAGTCGGTATAGAGGCTTCTGCTGAGGTTCAGGCTCCCTTCAACTATAAGTCTGACAAAAAGATTCTTTTTTATGGTACTTCAATTACTCAAGGAGGCTGTGCTTCAAGGCCGGGAATGGCTTACACCAACATACTAAGCAGGAAGCTGAACATGGAGGTTATAAATTTAGGCTTCTCAGGTAATGGAAAAGGGGAACCAGAGATGGCAAAACTTATAGCGTCTATAGAGAATCCTGCATGCTTGGTTTTAGATTATGAGCCTAATTGCATAAGCACTGATTTATTAGGAAAAACTTTACCAGAATTTATTAGAATATATAGGGAAGTCCATCCAAAGGTACCTATATTAGTAGTATCAAGAATTTCATATGCAATGGACAGATATGATGAAGAAATAAGTAAAGCACGCACAGAAAGAAAAGCCATTCAGAAAAATACAGTAGAAAAGTATAAATCAATGGGAGACTCTTATATATATTTTTATGATGGAGAGGCGTTGCTGGGACAGGATTTTGAAGAGTGTACAGTAGATGGAATTCATCCAACCGATTTGGGTTTCTCAAGAATTGCGGAAGGACTAGAAAGGCCTTTATTGGATATATTAAATATTTAG
- a CDS encoding AraC family transcriptional regulator yields MEKSKRTLKKYHLDKQFFLSPTKFGGLMLYQIGDLFCDSGYYLKKHKQIVYEITYIYSGKGKFYVNDKQYEVKKGDIIINKPGDMHEGEADAIEPFRFFYLGFLFSDSEEEEQELLASIKNVLDNLKHPIAIEKTSIQESFTKAYKEFISGDEYSKYLVKNCLMEILITTCRNFKESNKLSFTEYEIKEKLLDRIISYIDTNFEKSIRVEDIASEFGYSSSYISHLFSKHMGISVKSYYDNKRLERAFKLLKDSGMSISDIAAKLNYKSLYSFSRAIKDKYGAAPTTIRNLSK; encoded by the coding sequence ATGGAAAAATCCAAAAGAACTTTAAAAAAGTATCATCTTGACAAGCAATTTTTTTTATCTCCAACTAAGTTCGGCGGACTAATGCTTTATCAAATAGGAGATTTATTTTGTGATAGTGGCTACTATTTAAAGAAGCACAAGCAAATAGTTTATGAAATAACTTATATTTACTCTGGAAAAGGAAAGTTTTATGTTAATGACAAACAGTATGAAGTAAAAAAAGGTGATATTATCATCAACAAACCTGGAGACATGCATGAAGGTGAAGCAGATGCAATAGAACCATTTAGATTCTTTTATCTAGGTTTTTTGTTTTCAGACTCAGAGGAAGAAGAACAGGAGCTGCTTGCTAGTATAAAAAACGTATTGGATAATTTAAAGCATCCAATAGCAATTGAGAAAACAAGTATCCAGGAGAGCTTTACAAAGGCTTATAAGGAATTTATTAGTGGTGACGAGTATTCGAAGTATTTGGTAAAAAATTGCTTAATGGAAATACTAATAACAACTTGCAGAAATTTTAAAGAAAGTAACAAACTTAGTTTCACGGAATATGAGATTAAAGAAAAACTGCTTGATAGGATAATAAGTTATATAGATACAAATTTTGAAAAAAGTATAAGAGTAGAGGACATAGCATCGGAATTTGGGTATAGCAGTTCATATATTTCTCATTTGTTTTCAAAGCATATGGGTATTAGTGTGAAAAGCTATTATGATAATAAGCGACTGGAAAGAGCTTTTAAGCTGCTAAAAGATAGTGGGATGTCTATATCAGATATAGCTGCTAAATTAAATTATAAATCTTTATATTCCTTTAGCAGAGCTATAAAAGATAAATATGGGGCTGCTCCAACTACCATCAGAAACCTTAGTAAATAA
- a CDS encoding family 10 glycosylhydrolase: MRKIKKILSIALTGFLMLAAFPAKTHAINNGSLQGKLEIEAASLDPSLNVQGPKKEINYFDVDVSTGKDNFIALLSSKYGTVTGITKTNWVAVQIDSTNTVRKVINKAPSLGAKPAFNQSANIEILQGGYVLIASDDSYATRGYKKFLAENFKEGDIVKLRLNDQVFTIDQLTSQVGAPEIDMTIDNEQMYTVTSGTTSIKGKLSNLKLGQAYKLKINNQETAMNNDLTFNLEVKLKEGVNYIDIVLYENDLEKIKKSIIVYNKSNENNNKEVVLWIEQSPNSKSFQTVDDIEKMILKAKDAGVTAFGIDAKGPEGFVSYKKSDLSKSPYVSEMKSDKKKGSNPDLDLLDEYVRIAHKYGMKVYASINVFTEGNIEIGESAVLANHPEWEEIVQRPEDKGQLLPISKSSYSNKLLTFVNPANDEVQKFQLKRFEEILKNYDVDGINLDRGRYDNLYADFSEISKVKFQKYLQERGKTLEAWPGDAFKINSEGTIVKGKYYNEWWAFRSGVIKDFSSKVRGLVNDYSAKKGKKLTLSAYVGSWYESLYQNGINWASPDFKYDKRLALPEDDIYTEDYQKTGYIDNLDFIMIGTYYKTSKEVNKYITLGNIITNGELPIYAGMSLPDIPEPAVQREVFQTALTNSSGLMLFDLCYTNWPIQKAAIKDKKYIKDFQLGISNPKDGSNFIEAADININRNEDTIVIYNEGLGKDTTGTGVYGVEVAVDSQGKVVETANQKTAINWSWTADAGKIKNDTKIPQGGYVISTQDKSGVKTLRQLLANNYNIGDDVRAAILKGYLDYEGVKTSSSKLAINGIVEVLGFGKAEVKINNEQAIITNNCNYSGEVELVEGENIIKLEVFVDGKKTNEKSIKIYREQEGVTLKNTEETKVVSIGNSSNSRAEVIVPKSAIDGEKKLSIQAVKDGIEKFPKGLKSDIFEFKIDNQKSFEFKKPISIAIKPLANMDNTSNLVLAYLDEVNNKWIVIENSKYDAVSGLVIGETSHFTMYAVVDKEEILSKTEENQEEQPKTEDPKTETPKEDKPNQTGNEQTEDIQKPQSGEGTVEKTNNLPQTGHQVDFNLLIIFGCTAIILGLSTLIKRKRNV; encoded by the coding sequence ATGAGAAAAATCAAAAAAATTCTTAGTATTGCGCTTACTGGTTTCTTAATGCTCGCCGCTTTTCCTGCAAAGACACATGCAATAAATAATGGTAGCTTGCAAGGAAAGCTTGAGATTGAGGCAGCAAGTTTGGATCCCAGCCTTAATGTACAAGGTCCTAAAAAAGAAATTAATTATTTTGATGTGGACGTGAGTACAGGTAAGGATAATTTTATTGCACTTTTATCCAGTAAGTATGGAACGGTAACAGGAATAACCAAGACAAATTGGGTTGCCGTACAGATTGACAGTACAAACACAGTTAGGAAAGTTATAAACAAAGCACCATCTCTGGGAGCAAAGCCAGCTTTTAATCAGTCGGCCAATATTGAAATATTGCAAGGTGGATATGTTCTTATAGCTTCTGATGATAGCTATGCTACAAGAGGCTATAAGAAATTTTTAGCTGAAAACTTTAAGGAGGGAGACATAGTAAAATTAAGATTGAACGATCAGGTTTTTACTATAGATCAGCTTACCTCACAGGTTGGTGCTCCAGAGATAGACATGACAATAGATAATGAGCAGATGTATACAGTAACTTCAGGTACAACTTCTATAAAAGGAAAATTATCTAATTTAAAATTAGGACAAGCATATAAATTGAAGATAAATAATCAAGAAACTGCGATGAACAATGATTTAACCTTCAATTTAGAAGTTAAGCTCAAAGAAGGGGTAAATTACATAGATATTGTCCTTTATGAAAACGATTTAGAGAAAATAAAGAAATCTATCATAGTTTACAATAAATCAAATGAAAACAATAATAAGGAAGTAGTGCTTTGGATAGAGCAAAGCCCTAACTCAAAATCTTTTCAAACTGTTGATGACATAGAGAAAATGATTCTAAAAGCAAAAGATGCAGGGGTAACTGCTTTTGGAATTGATGCTAAGGGACCAGAAGGTTTTGTTTCATACAAGAAAAGTGATTTGTCAAAGTCGCCCTATGTAAGTGAAATGAAAAGTGATAAAAAGAAGGGATCAAATCCTGATTTGGATTTATTAGATGAGTATGTACGAATTGCTCACAAATATGGGATGAAGGTTTATGCAAGCATAAACGTGTTCACAGAAGGAAACATAGAAATCGGGGAATCAGCAGTGCTAGCAAATCATCCAGAATGGGAAGAAATAGTGCAAAGACCGGAAGATAAAGGTCAGCTTCTTCCAATTTCAAAGAGCAGCTATTCTAATAAATTATTAACTTTTGTCAATCCTGCAAATGATGAAGTACAAAAGTTTCAATTGAAGCGCTTTGAGGAAATACTGAAAAACTATGATGTTGATGGTATAAACTTAGACAGGGGAAGATACGACAATCTATATGCTGATTTTAGCGAAATTAGTAAAGTTAAATTTCAGAAATACTTACAAGAAAGAGGTAAGACTTTAGAAGCTTGGCCGGGTGATGCATTTAAAATAAACTCAGAAGGAACTATTGTAAAAGGAAAATATTACAATGAATGGTGGGCCTTCCGTTCAGGAGTAATAAAGGATTTTTCGAGCAAGGTTAGAGGGTTAGTTAATGATTATTCAGCAAAGAAGGGTAAAAAGCTTACACTATCAGCTTATGTTGGCTCATGGTATGAAAGTCTTTATCAAAACGGTATAAACTGGGCAAGTCCAGATTTTAAGTATGATAAAAGATTAGCTCTTCCAGAGGATGATATATATACTGAAGATTATCAAAAGACTGGGTATATCGATAATTTGGATTTTATAATGATTGGAACCTATTATAAAACTTCTAAAGAAGTAAATAAGTATATTACCTTAGGAAACATTATAACTAACGGGGAGCTCCCTATATACGCTGGGATGTCACTTCCAGATATACCAGAACCAGCTGTTCAAAGAGAAGTTTTTCAGACAGCTTTAACTAATTCGAGTGGGCTGATGCTGTTTGATCTATGTTATACAAACTGGCCAATACAGAAAGCTGCTATAAAGGATAAGAAGTATATCAAAGATTTTCAGCTGGGAATAAGCAACCCAAAGGATGGCTCAAACTTTATAGAGGCTGCTGATATTAACATAAATAGAAATGAAGATACTATAGTTATTTATAATGAAGGCCTTGGCAAGGATACAACAGGTACGGGTGTATATGGCGTTGAGGTGGCTGTTGACAGTCAGGGTAAGGTAGTTGAAACGGCAAATCAAAAAACAGCTATAAACTGGTCGTGGACAGCTGATGCTGGCAAAATTAAAAATGACACTAAAATACCACAAGGCGGTTATGTAATCTCAACTCAGGATAAATCGGGTGTTAAAACCTTAAGACAGCTTTTGGCAAATAATTATAACATTGGCGATGATGTAAGAGCAGCAATACTTAAAGGTTATCTTGATTATGAAGGGGTAAAGACATCAAGCAGCAAGCTTGCTATAAATGGAATTGTCGAGGTGTTAGGCTTTGGTAAAGCAGAAGTAAAGATTAATAATGAGCAGGCTATAATAACTAACAACTGCAACTATTCTGGTGAAGTAGAACTAGTGGAAGGCGAAAATATTATAAAGCTTGAAGTATTTGTAGATGGAAAAAAGACTAATGAAAAAAGCATAAAAATTTATAGAGAACAAGAAGGGGTTACATTAAAAAATACAGAAGAGACAAAGGTAGTATCTATAGGAAATAGCAGCAACAGCAGAGCTGAAGTTATAGTTCCAAAGTCTGCTATAGATGGAGAAAAGAAATTGAGTATTCAGGCAGTTAAAGATGGCATAGAAAAATTTCCTAAAGGCTTGAAGTCTGATATTTTTGAGTTTAAAATAGATAATCAAAAGTCTTTTGAATTTAAAAAGCCAATTTCTATAGCTATTAAGCCATTAGCTAACATGGATAATACCTCTAATTTAGTACTTGCTTATTTAGATGAAGTAAATAATAAATGGATTGTTATTGAAAACTCTAAGTATGATGCTGTTAGTGGATTAGTTATTGGAGAAACCAGCCACTTCACTATGTATGCAGTAGTAGATAAAGAAGAAATCCTTTCGAAGACAGAGGAAAATCAAGAAGAACAACCTAAGACTGAAGATCCAAAAACTGAAACGCCCAAAGAAGATAAACCAAACCAAACTGGAAATGAACAGACAGAAGATATACAAAAGCCTCAAAGCGGCGAAGGAACTGTAGAAAAAACAAATAATTTACCTCAAACAGGGCATCAAGTTGATTTTAATTTACTAATAATATTTGGTTGCACAGCTATAATTTTGGGTCTATCAACTCTAATTAAAAGAAAGCGTAATGTGTAG